In one Silene latifolia isolate original U9 population chromosome 10, ASM4854445v1, whole genome shotgun sequence genomic region, the following are encoded:
- the LOC141608052 gene encoding uncharacterized protein LOC141608052, which produces MGNLHHFLLQENQKNSNKNRFSLLDFTVVGPASSVKIVSNPVDLEPLDLDDLIDDETEGWSVPKNGKSTEKLSTIHEEPEGMLQFSASDVKKEPDFWQNSIVCFILGANPPWEVVEDFIYRSWDEYGVDRVSFLPSGVFLVRFRKKNDMESVMHHGHFLFENKPIIVRPWSPSIPLTKAKVNVVPVWVRLLDLPLKFWGNCIPRISGLIGDYVRCDGPTEERTRLAYARVLVDAPFGKPLPTTVKFLDEHGEVVTLKVESEWNPILYKDCGGIGHSEQMCKMVKSKVQSKRQPKSRTTQQWQPKVQTTKPVPKVAVAKSVTPKVVTPRVIVPAPKKIIQSTPLNRPKTPVVQGMGTVSHRPNTPARPIIRLSRQELIDHGSNSTFFSQYSFMEALNNATPRVGIGTRSSTEEEIADFQDCVDCCNLVDIAATGSYFTWNNKQEAATRVYNRLDRALVNHEWLNERADYYAHFHVEGYFDHTPCIIQRQSLKHQRKSCFKYFNMWSGVDLFIPTVQKIWEKCIYGTTMFQIAQKLRMLKNPLKALNRDLFGDVENNCMRAWKHLEYVQTQLKSDPTNSDLIGIELVALKDYQELQTACNSFLVQKSKVVWLADGDSNTKMFHSYLKARQARNKVLQITDVEGHCCTEPNDIQQAFLTFYQQLLGESNDLKPVKATVVKKGPICTDEHWQILLSPVTNEEIKDALFSIPNHKAPGPDGFSSAFFKDSWEIIGVDICKAISDFFTHGRLAKILPHIISPNQGGFIQGRNIIENILVCQDIIRLYNRTSVSPRYLIKVDLKKAYDSVNCFFPWETRFETRRPSLSLVIYNSNGVFVYLNFATEVLPFKFYSLCSRLKLQHLMFADDLLLFSKGDTQSVEVLLRSFATFSAASGLQMNNHKSNIYFSGVQRKVRDYIIGLSGCVEGQIPFKYLGVPITAGRLGKKECQVLIEKIVERIRSFGARKLSYAGRLVLVKSVLTSLFTYWANIFLIPKGVMKKIDSICRNYLWDDTNVYLRTPMVNWERVCTPQSEGGLGLRYSLDWNRATIGKLVWWIYSKPASLWVKWIHQVYIKGSSWDSHVPKTHMSWNWKTICKIKDDFKSGYAAGTWLADKKGYTICSGYDWIRHKEQKVGWAKLIWRSWALPKHKFLLWLILRNALNVKAKLFKHGICQDDICCLCSAGQETVEHVFQTCQYVSMVLAGVCDWLCIPKPTVNGIIWVGRRN; this is translated from the exons ATGG GCAATCTTCATCACTTTCTGctacaagaaaatcaaaaaaattcaaataaaaatcGGTTTTCACTTTTGGATTTCACGGTTGTTGGTCCTGCATCCTCTGTAAAGATCGTCTCAAATCCGGTAGACCTTGAACCGTTGGATTTGGATGATCTTATAGATGATGAAACTGAGGGATGGTCTGTACCGAAGAATGGAAAGAGTACGGAAAAATTATCTACCATTCATGAGGAACCGGAAGGTATGCTTCAATTTTCTGCTTCTGATGTTAAAAAGGAGCCTGATTTCTGGCAGAATTCTATTGTATGCTTTATTTTGGGGGCTAATCCTCCATGGGAGGTGGTTGAGGATTTTATCTATCGTTCATGGGATGAGTATGGTGTTGACAGAGTCTCGTTCTTGCCTTCTGGGGTCTTCCTGGTGAGATTTCGTAAGAAAAACGATATGGAGTCTGTTATGCATCATGgtcattttttgtttgaaaacaAGCCAATCATTGTGCGTCCTTGGTCTCCTTCTATACCTCTCACAAAAGCGAAGGTTAATGTTGTTCCTGTGTGGGTTAGACTGCTAGACCTACCTTTGAAATTTTGGGGCAACTGTATTCCTCGCATATCTGGTTTGATTGGGGATTATGTTAGGTGTGATGGTCCAACAGAGGAACGTACTAGATTGGCTTATGCTAGGGTGCTCGTTGATGCTCCCTTTGGGAAGCCCTTACCTACTACAGTCAAATTTCTGGATGAACACGGGGAAGTGGTTACTCTCAAGGTGGAAAGTGAGTGGAACCCTATCCTCTATAAGGATTGTGGTGGGATTGGACACTCTGAACAGATGTGTAAGATGGTTAAGAGTAAGGTGCAGAGTAAGAGGCAGCCTAAATCAAGGACTACTCAGCAGTGGCAACCTAAGGTGCAGACTACCAAGCCAGTTCCTAAAGTGGCTGTGGCTAAGTCTGTCACCCCCAAGGTGGTCACTCCCCGAGTTATTGTGCCTGCTCCTAAGAAGATAATACAGAGTACTCCTTTGAACAGACCTAAGACACCTGTTGTGCAAGGGATGGGTACTGTGTCTCATAGGCCTAATACTCCTGCTAGACCCATTATCAGGCTCAGCAGACAGGAATTGATAGATCATGGGTCCAACTCTACTTTCTTTAGTCAATATTCTTTTATGGAAGCTTTAAACAATGCAACTCCTAGAGTGGGGATTGGGACGAGATCG tCAACTGAAGAGGAAATAGCTGATTTTCAGGATTGTGTGGACTGTTGTAATCTAGTGGATATTGCTGCAACTGGTTCCTATTTCACTTGGAACAACAAGCAGGAAGCAGCTACTAGAGTGTACAACAGGTTGGATAGGGCTTTAGTGAATCATGAGTGGCTTAATGAGCGAGCTGATTATTATGCTCATTTTCATGTTGAAGGGTATTTTGACCACACCCCTTGCATTATCCAGAGACAGTCTTTAAAACACCAGAGGAAAAGCtgctttaaatattttaatatgtggagtgGTGTGGATCTTTTTATCCCAACTGTTCAGAAGATTTGGGAAAAGTGCATCTATGGTACTACTATGTTTCAGATAGCACAGAAGCTAAGGATGCTCAAGAATCCCTTGAAAGCTCTGAATAGAGATTTATTTGGTGATGTTGAGAACAATTGTATGAGGGCTTGGAAGCATCTTGAGTATGTGCAGACCCAGCTGAAAAGTGATCCTACTAACTCTGACTTGATTGGTATTGAGTTGGTAGCTTTGAAGGACTATCAAGAGTTGCAAACTGCTTGTAATAGCTTCCTGGTACAAAAATCTAAAGTAGTTTGGCTTGCTGATGGTGACTCTAATACTAAAATGTTCCATAGCTATTTGAAGGCCAGACAAGCTAGAAATAAGGTCCTTCAAATTACTGATGTGGAGGGGCATTGCTGTACTGAGCCTAATGATATCCAGCAGGCTTTCCTAACCTTTTATCAACAACTGTTGGGTGAGTCTAATGATCTGAAGCCAGTTAAAGCAACTGTGGTTAAGAAGGGGCCCATTTGTACTGATGAGCACTGGCAGATTTTGTTGAGTCCAGTGACTAATGAAGAGATCAAGGATGCTTTATTTTCTATCCCTAATCATAAAGCTCCTGGCCCTGATGGTTTCTCAAGTGCTTTCTTTAAGGACTCTTGGGAGATCATTGGGGTTGATATCTGTAAGGCCATTTCTGATTTTTTTACTCATGGAAG ACTTGCCAAGATCCTCCCTCATATTATCAGTCCTAATCAAGGAGGATTTATCCAGGGCAGGAATATTATTGAAAATATCCTTGTTTGCCAGGATATCATCAGATTGTACAATAGGACATCTGTTTCCCCTAGATATCTTATTAAAGTTGATCTTAAAAAAGCTTATGACTCAGTCAATTG TTTCTTTCCATGGGAAACAAGGTTTGAGACAAGGAGACCCTCTCTCTCCCTTGTTATTTACAATAGCAATGGAGTATTTGTCTACCTGAATTTTGCTACTGAGGTGCTACCTTTCAAGTTTTATTCCCTCTGCAGTAGACTTAAATTGCAGCAccttatgtttgctgatgatttgtTACTTTTCTCCAAAGGTGATACACAGTCTGTTGAGGTTTTGTTGAGATCCTTTGCCACCTTTTCTGCAGCTTCTGGACTACAAATGAATAATCACAAGTCCAATATCTACTTTTCCGGAGTTCAGAGAAAGGTTAGAGACTATATTATTGGCCTTTCAGGCTGTGTGGAAGGGCAGATTCCTTTTAAGTACTTGGGTGTACCCATCACTGCTGGTAGACTGGGTAAAAAGGAATGCCAGGTTCTGATTGAAAAAATTGTTGAGAGAATCAGGTCCTTTGGAGCTAGGAAGCTCTCCTATGCTGGGAGGCTTGTATTGGTTAAATCAGTTCTCACTTCACTCTTTACTTATTGGGCAAATATCTTTTTGATTCCTAAAGGTGTGATGAAGAAGATTGATAGTATTTGTAGGAATTACCTATGGGATGATACTAATGTTTACCTTAGAACACCTATGGTTAACTGGGAAAGGGTGTGTACTCCACAGAGTGAGGGAGGACTTGGCCTTAGGTATAGCCTTGACTGGAATAGGGCTACCATTGGGAAACTAGTATGGTGGATATATAGCAAGCCTGCTAGTTTGTGGGTCAAATGGATACATCAGGTATATATCAAAGGTAGCAGTTGGGATAGTCATGTTCCTAAGACTCATATGAGCTGGAACTGGAAGACAATTTGCAAAATTAAAGATGATTTTAAGTCTGGTTATGCTGCTGGTACATGGCTTGCTGATAAGAAGGGTTATACTATTTGTTCAGGATATGATTGGATACGCCATAAGGAACAGAAAGTTGGATGGGCAAAGCTGATATGGAGGAGTTGGGCACTGCCTAAACATAAATTTCTGTTATGGTTAATCCTCAGGAACGCACTGAATGTCAAAGCTAAATTGTTCAAGCATGGTATTTGCCAGGATGATATCTGCTGCCTGTGCAGTGCTGGTCAAGAGACAGTTGAGCATGTTTTTCAAACCTGTCAGTATGTATCAATGGTACTGGCAGGAGTGTGTGATTGGCTCTGTATTCCTAAACCTACTGTGAATGGGATAATCTGGGTGGGGAGAAGAAACTGA